In the genome of Nycticebus coucang isolate mNycCou1 chromosome 12, mNycCou1.pri, whole genome shotgun sequence, one region contains:
- the GPR182 gene encoding G-protein coupled receptor 182, with protein MSVKPSWGPSPSEGLTMEPANFGKVHNWTELLSFFNHTLSECHLELSENTKRVVLFVLYLAMFVFGLVENLLVIFVNWRCPSRAGLLNLYILNMAIADMGVILSLPVWMLEVTLDYTWLWGSFSCRFSHYFYFANMHSSIFFLACLSVDRYVTLTNASPSWQRHQHQGRRAMCAGIWVLSALIPLLEVVHMELVEGLEPMCLFMAPFETYSMWALAVALSTTILGFLLPFLVIAVFNMLTAWQLWRPGQPEGRRHSLLVCAYVAVFVICWLPYHVTLLLLTLHGTHISLHCHLADLIYFFYDIVDCFSMLHCVLNPILYNFLSPSFRGRLLNAVVQYLPKDQARAGAHASSSSSSTQHSIIITQDYQPTMGPPLLTPKLPGSLLPPNASPISTPQPLISN; from the coding sequence ATGTCAGTCAAGCCCAGCTGGGGGCCCAGCCCCTCGGAGGGGCTCACCATGGAGCCTGCCAACTTTGGAAAGGTTCATAATTGGACCGAACTGCTGTCCTTCTTCAACCACACGCTGTCTGAGTGCCACTTGGAGCTGAGCGAGAACACCAAGCGAGTGGTCCTCTTTGTGCTCTACCTGGCCATGTTTGTGTTTGGGCTGGTGGAGAACCTCCTGGTGATATTTGTCAACTGGCGCTGCCCAAGCCGGGCAGGGCTGCTGAACCTCTACATCCTCAATATGGCCATTGCAGACATGGGCGTCATCCTGTCTCTGCCTGTGTGGATGCTGGAGGTCACGCTGGACTACACCTGGCTCTGGGGCAGCTTCTCCTGCCGTTTCTCTCACTACTTCTACTTTGCCAATATGCACAGCAGCATCTTCTTCCTGGCGTGCCTCAGTGTTGaccgctatgtcaccctcaccaACGCCTCTCCCTCCTGGCAGCGGCACCAGCACCAAGGGCGGCGGGCCATGTGTGCAGGCATCTGGGTGCTCTCAGCCCTCATCCCTCTTCTGGAGGTGGTCCACATGGAGCTGGTGGAGGGCCTGGAGCCCATGTGTCTCTTCATGGCACCCTTTGAAACGTACAGCATGTGGGCCCTGGCAGTGGCCCTGTCCACCACCATCCTGGGCTTCCTGCTTCCATTCCTTGTCATTGCAGTCTTCAACATGCTGACGGCCTGGCAGCTTTGGCGGCCAGGACAGCCCGAGGGCCGGCGCCACAGCCTGCTGGTGTGTGCCTACGTAGCTGTCTTTGTCATCTGCTGGCTGCCCTACCATGTGACCCTGCTACTGCTCACACTGCACGGAACCCACATCTCCCTCCACTGCCACCTGGCCGACCTGATCTACTTCTTCTATGACATCGTCGACTGCTTCTCCATGCTTCACTGCGTCCTCAATCCCATCCTCTACAACTTTCTCAGCCCGAGCTTCCGGGGCCGGCTGCTGAACGCTGTGGTCCAGTACCTCCCCAAGGACCAGGCCAGGGCAGGCGCACacgcttcctcttcctcctcttccacccAGCACTCCATCATTATCACCCAGGACTACCAGCCCACCATGGGCCCCCCCCTACTCACACCTAAACTTCCAGGAAGCCTCTTGCCTCCAAATGCCTCACCCATCTCCACTCCTCAACCTCTTATATCCAACTGA